From a region of the Methylomonas rapida genome:
- a CDS encoding SIR2 family protein, with protein MSIDAFVRSIAVNSGRPVCMLLGAGASISSGMPSAQRCIWEWKQDIFVTNNPTLRESVGELSLPGTRNRIQRWLDQRGYFPSEDSPEEYSFYAQECYPTGQDRRSYFHSYVANAKPHIGYRLLPLMASAGTVRSVWTTNFDGLVSRACAAADIISVEVGIDTVKRAVRQHVERELRIVSLHGDFRYDELKNTSDELQQQEAELREEFLHELRDYDLVVAGYSGRDQSLMDILMEAYGESCPCRLYWCGFGQEISEPVKAVLSRARSVGRDAFYIATDGFDDVLSRLALRQLEGDLLKVAKQTIAVSTETIKGPMAFAVPPLPATALVKSNAYPLTCPTQVFKLDLSVPDNVNRRDWLDEHISPSQGIIVSMNDGVLAISDAANIQKAFGTALRSYPKAIALSEEDVIKDGRIQSLLRRALIRAIADQFKIETDDVRRIWEADFYDTKVHERIKYRLHRALSFRLLSLERKPHLVLMPEVVAKLPNGQLAGSEASKALRADVYGYQHNDVFNADLDRWRTRLTNIDIVAQGGAMFRIDHAPLYAGLIQNGRRPLDSDLQRYAKQSGLVVTDANLIFCASNGHSEVKDPGSSVFCGETTTCSAIVFACHSEFC; from the coding sequence ATGAGCATTGATGCCTTTGTTCGGTCTATAGCTGTTAATAGTGGCCGCCCAGTATGCATGTTACTGGGCGCTGGAGCTTCAATTTCATCTGGAATGCCGTCGGCTCAACGCTGTATTTGGGAGTGGAAGCAAGATATATTTGTTACCAATAACCCCACTCTACGTGAATCAGTCGGTGAGTTGTCGTTACCTGGTACTCGAAACAGAATTCAACGCTGGCTGGACCAGCGGGGTTACTTTCCATCTGAAGATAGTCCGGAAGAATATTCTTTCTACGCACAAGAGTGCTACCCTACCGGCCAAGACCGTCGAAGTTATTTCCATTCGTATGTAGCCAACGCTAAACCTCATATTGGCTATCGTCTTCTGCCACTGATGGCTAGCGCCGGTACAGTCCGGAGTGTCTGGACAACAAATTTTGACGGGCTCGTAAGTCGGGCTTGCGCTGCAGCAGATATTATTTCCGTTGAAGTTGGTATTGATACAGTTAAGCGAGCCGTTCGCCAACACGTAGAAAGGGAACTTCGAATTGTTTCATTGCACGGTGATTTTCGTTACGACGAGTTAAAGAACACTAGCGATGAGTTACAACAACAAGAGGCAGAACTTCGGGAAGAGTTTCTTCATGAACTCAGAGATTACGATCTTGTTGTTGCTGGGTACAGTGGTCGTGATCAGTCGCTCATGGATATTCTTATGGAAGCTTATGGCGAGTCTTGTCCTTGTCGACTGTACTGGTGTGGATTTGGTCAGGAAATTTCCGAGCCTGTAAAAGCTGTTTTATCTCGTGCCCGTTCTGTCGGGCGAGATGCTTTCTATATCGCCACTGACGGGTTTGATGATGTCTTGTCGAGGTTGGCACTCAGGCAATTAGAGGGTGATCTTTTAAAAGTTGCCAAACAGACGATTGCTGTATCTACCGAGACTATAAAAGGTCCGATGGCTTTTGCTGTTCCACCGCTTCCAGCAACCGCGCTCGTCAAAAGTAACGCCTATCCTCTCACCTGTCCTACCCAAGTTTTTAAACTAGATTTATCAGTTCCTGATAATGTGAATAGGCGTGATTGGCTCGATGAACATATATCTCCGAGCCAAGGAATAATTGTTTCAATGAATGATGGGGTATTGGCAATTTCTGATGCAGCCAATATTCAAAAAGCCTTTGGTACTGCTCTTCGTAGCTATCCAAAAGCTATTGCGCTGTCTGAAGAAGATGTTATTAAGGATGGACGGATACAATCACTTCTTCGCCGAGCATTGATTAGAGCGATTGCTGATCAGTTCAAGATCGAAACGGATGATGTACGCCGGATTTGGGAAGCCGATTTTTACGATACCAAGGTTCATGAAAGGATAAAGTATCGCTTGCATCGCGCCCTATCTTTTCGATTGTTATCATTGGAACGAAAACCCCATCTAGTGCTTATGCCTGAGGTTGTTGCAAAACTTCCCAATGGCCAATTGGCGGGAAGTGAAGCCTCGAAAGCATTGCGAGCCGATGTTTATGGTTATCAACATAATGATGTTTTCAACGCCGATCTTGATCGTTGGAGAACGAGGCTAACAAATATTGACATCGTAGCTCAGGGAGGAGCGATGTTTCGAATCGATCATGCCCCTCTTTATGCTGGATTGATTCAAAATGGTCGTCGACCTCTAGATTCTGACTTGCAACGGTATGCCAAGCAAAGCGGGCTCGTTGTTACCGATGCCAACCTAATTTTTTGCGCGTCCAACGGACATTCGGAGGTAAAAGATCCTGGCTCTTCCGTATTTTGCGGAGAAACCACTACATGTAGTGCTATAGTCTTTGCCTGCCACAGTGAGTTTTGCTAA
- a CDS encoding ISL3 family transposase: MTQSLLQIPLDIPDVCIEKVETTAKGEFIITVSSTLTSATCHQCGQRIDKFYGYGREITLRHLSIFDRPVWIKLTPKRYRCPDCPKGPTTTQQCGWYNWKSPHTKAYEQWILRELINSSVTDMDVKHGISAEAAEGIINRHVAQQVDWSAIQGIRLLGLDEIALKKGHQDFVVIVSAIDTEDHKRILAVLPDRKKETVKAFLQNIPEAQQHALQRVCVDMYEGYRNAVYETLPGVEVVVDRFHVAKHYRDGADQVRKAEMKKLKNTLSAEDYAKLKGAMWAFRKRWMELSADQQTVLLFLFQQAPILREVYIQRELLTGIFERRLNKAEAEKALDRWMEHIKVLKLKGFDAFVKTYQNWRNEITNYFIRRETSGFVEGLNNKIKSIKRRCFGIYNTVRLFQHIWLDIEGRRLFGYA, from the coding sequence ATGACACAGTCGCTACTTCAAATACCGCTGGATATACCTGATGTTTGTATCGAAAAAGTTGAAACCACCGCCAAAGGCGAGTTCATCATCACGGTCAGTAGTACGTTAACCAGTGCAACCTGCCATCAATGCGGCCAGAGGATCGATAAGTTTTATGGCTATGGCAGAGAAATCACCTTGCGTCATTTGTCGATTTTCGATCGGCCGGTTTGGATCAAGCTAACCCCCAAGCGCTATCGATGCCCTGACTGCCCCAAAGGTCCGACGACCACGCAACAATGTGGCTGGTATAACTGGAAAAGCCCCCATACCAAAGCGTATGAGCAGTGGATATTGCGTGAATTGATCAACAGCAGCGTGACCGACATGGACGTGAAGCACGGCATCAGCGCCGAAGCGGCGGAAGGGATTATCAATCGGCACGTGGCCCAACAAGTTGATTGGTCTGCCATCCAAGGCATTCGCTTGCTGGGACTGGATGAAATCGCTTTGAAAAAAGGGCATCAAGATTTTGTGGTCATCGTGTCGGCTATCGATACCGAGGACCATAAGCGGATTCTGGCGGTGCTGCCCGACCGCAAAAAAGAAACGGTTAAAGCCTTTTTGCAGAATATTCCCGAGGCACAGCAACACGCGTTACAACGCGTCTGCGTGGACATGTATGAAGGGTATCGCAACGCCGTCTATGAGACATTGCCCGGCGTCGAGGTGGTGGTTGATCGCTTCCATGTCGCCAAGCATTATCGAGACGGCGCCGACCAGGTCCGCAAGGCGGAAATGAAAAAACTCAAGAATACCCTGTCTGCCGAGGATTATGCCAAGCTGAAAGGCGCGATGTGGGCTTTTCGGAAGCGCTGGATGGAACTCTCTGCCGATCAGCAAACCGTTTTGCTTTTTCTATTCCAGCAAGCCCCCATTTTGCGAGAAGTCTATATCCAACGGGAGCTTTTGACGGGTATTTTTGAGCGCCGACTCAATAAGGCTGAGGCCGAAAAAGCCTTGGATCGCTGGATGGAGCATATCAAAGTCTTGAAGTTGAAGGGCTTTGATGCGTTTGTCAAAACCTATCAAAACTGGCGAAATGAAATCACCAACTATTTCATTCGCCGGGAAACCAGTGGCTTTGTTGAAGGGCTTAACAACAAAATCAAAAGCATCAAACGACGCTGCTTTGGCATTTACAATACCGTCCGCCTGTTTCAGCATATCTGGCTTGATATCGAAGGGAGACGGTTGTTCGGTTATGCATAA
- a CDS encoding argonaute/piwi family protein has product MSGLLREIRKSQDPNPLKGLVSNRPWDYQLTSSGLCSEVNIAAICPRAEAPKLRRFLSQFQERIQATDRERDYLHDFPGFSAAFSLPLFYPSQGEASWLDLDDSFSGTDVLSSAKLLAQKICTALDVLRGIRPSAVVVIFVPTRWSPLKVVETEMEQFNLHDYIKAYAARHGQGTQFIREETTDSSQPCRVRWWLSLALYAKALRTPWRLDCLDEETAFVGIGYSIDNVAARGNHVLMGCSHLYSARGEGLQFRLGRIENPIIRGRNPFMSEDDARRTGETIRQLFFDSKMCLPKRVVVHKRTPFTDEEQRGLVQGLEGVLNVELIEINVEESLRYLASKLKDRKLTIDGFPIPRGAVVVQNSNTALLWVHGSAPSAQNPNFKYYQGKRRIPAPLLIRRYLGQADVVQVATEILGLSKMNWNTFDYYSRLPATLDSASAIAKVGTYLSSFGSAPYDYRLLI; this is encoded by the coding sequence ATGTCGGGGCTACTCCGCGAAATACGGAAGAGCCAAGATCCTAACCCTTTAAAAGGGCTAGTAAGTAATAGACCTTGGGATTATCAACTTACAAGTTCTGGTCTTTGCTCGGAAGTTAATATTGCAGCGATATGTCCCCGGGCTGAGGCGCCTAAATTAAGGCGCTTTTTGAGTCAATTTCAGGAAAGGATACAAGCGACAGATCGGGAACGCGATTATCTTCATGATTTTCCCGGATTTTCCGCTGCTTTTAGCCTTCCGTTATTCTATCCTAGCCAAGGAGAAGCCAGTTGGTTAGATTTAGATGATTCCTTCTCTGGTACTGATGTATTGTCATCAGCCAAACTTCTCGCTCAAAAAATATGCACAGCTCTTGATGTTTTAAGAGGGATTAGACCCAGTGCAGTGGTGGTTATATTTGTTCCAACCCGATGGAGTCCGTTGAAAGTTGTTGAGACCGAGATGGAACAATTTAACCTCCACGATTACATTAAGGCATATGCAGCACGGCATGGCCAAGGTACGCAATTTATCCGTGAAGAAACAACAGATTCATCTCAACCTTGTCGAGTAAGATGGTGGCTTTCTCTCGCTTTATATGCAAAAGCGCTTCGTACTCCATGGCGCCTCGATTGTCTCGACGAGGAAACTGCGTTCGTGGGAATCGGTTATAGCATAGATAATGTGGCTGCTCGTGGAAACCATGTTCTAATGGGATGCAGCCATCTTTATAGCGCTCGTGGTGAAGGGCTCCAATTTAGACTGGGTCGTATTGAAAATCCAATCATTCGAGGACGTAACCCATTTATGTCCGAGGATGATGCTAGGAGGACAGGGGAAACAATTAGACAGCTGTTCTTTGATTCAAAAATGTGTTTGCCGAAAAGAGTGGTTGTTCACAAACGCACGCCTTTTACGGATGAAGAACAAAGAGGACTGGTGCAAGGCCTTGAAGGTGTTCTGAACGTGGAACTCATCGAAATCAATGTGGAAGAGTCACTGCGTTATCTTGCATCAAAACTGAAAGATAGGAAACTGACCATAGACGGTTTTCCAATTCCGCGTGGTGCCGTTGTTGTTCAGAACTCAAATACAGCACTACTTTGGGTACATGGCTCAGCACCCAGTGCGCAAAACCCAAATTTCAAATATTACCAAGGAAAGCGCCGTATTCCCGCACCGCTTCTTATACGCCGTTATTTGGGGCAAGCTGATGTAGTACAAGTAGCTACAGAAATACTTGGGCTTTCCAAGATGAATTGGAACACCTTCGACTATTACTCGCGATTACCTGCAACATTGGATTCAGCAAGCGCTATAGCTAAAGTGGGAACATATTTAAGCAGTTTTGGTTCTGCGCCATATGATTATCGTTTATTGATATGA
- a CDS encoding helix-turn-helix domain-containing protein: MSTNSKLTPDPLVLFGQRLVQLRKQRGWSQEQLALECGMARSYLGGVERGKRNIALLNICKLADALSVSPAEMLKFRDDLAVNPK, encoded by the coding sequence ATGTCTACTAATTCCAAGCTCACACCTGATCCTCTCGTCTTATTTGGACAGCGTCTTGTCCAACTTAGAAAACAGCGCGGCTGGTCTCAGGAGCAACTCGCACTAGAATGCGGCATGGCACGAAGTTATTTGGGTGGAGTAGAGCGGGGCAAACGAAATATTGCCCTGCTGAATATTTGCAAGTTGGCGGATGCGTTATCGGTCTCGCCGGCGGAGATGTTGAAATTTCGAGATGATCTGGCAGTTAATCCGAAATGA
- a CDS encoding helix-turn-helix domain-containing protein yields the protein MNPFACLLHSIRMRRGIRQIDLAEMIGYEQTYISALEIGKKGPPTSEFVERLIGALDLPVEERDQLRHAADASQRRLVIDCDMPQDVFWMLKELRDRVSDLTPVEIQMIRQVLKLKESFSDECVEPVYRLKRRRKKEAQM from the coding sequence ATGAACCCATTTGCTTGTCTCCTGCATTCGATTCGTATGCGACGAGGTATTCGTCAAATTGATTTAGCAGAAATGATTGGCTACGAGCAAACATACATTTCTGCACTTGAAATTGGCAAGAAAGGTCCGCCCACGTCGGAGTTTGTTGAAAGATTGATTGGGGCCTTGGATTTGCCAGTAGAAGAACGTGACCAGCTTCGTCATGCGGCAGATGCGTCGCAACGGAGATTGGTGATCGACTGCGATATGCCCCAGGATGTTTTTTGGATGCTCAAAGAGCTACGTGATCGAGTATCGGACTTGACGCCTGTGGAAATACAGATGATTCGCCAAGTCTTGAAGCTTAAAGAATCGTTCAGCGATGAATGCGTCGAACCAGTATACCGCTTAAAACGGCGGAGAAAAAAGGAGGCTCAAATGTAA
- a CDS encoding TnsA endonuclease N-terminal domain-containing protein translates to MSKNLWQGTWRGRQPAGNAHKRARKVISPSGGIVRGKFPSRKNGRMVHHEGLLELDAIYLFETSPNIVKYCEQPVTLHYPDGDRLRRYTPDFELVLATGEIVLVEVKPVSSIEHRDVQHKLDCVTKHMRRSETAFTVLTVKTFGKSHAYPIYAGSITSVSEFPHRPTP, encoded by the coding sequence ATGTCAAAAAATCTTTGGCAAGGAACTTGGAGAGGCCGACAGCCGGCTGGTAATGCGCATAAACGAGCCCGAAAGGTCATTTCCCCATCGGGCGGTATCGTTCGTGGCAAATTCCCTAGCCGCAAGAATGGCCGCATGGTCCATCATGAGGGATTGCTCGAACTCGACGCGATTTATCTATTCGAAACTTCCCCCAATATCGTTAAGTACTGTGAACAACCTGTCACACTGCACTATCCAGATGGTGATCGATTACGGCGATATACGCCTGATTTCGAACTGGTATTAGCAACCGGTGAAATCGTGCTGGTCGAGGTCAAGCCGGTTAGTAGTATCGAACACCGAGACGTGCAGCATAAACTCGACTGCGTAACTAAGCATATGCGACGCTCTGAGACGGCCTTTACCGTTCTGACCGTCAAGACATTCGGCAAGAGCCACGCTTATCCAATCTACGCTGGATCTATCACCAGTGTCAGCGAATTCCCCCATCGCCCGACGCCATGA
- a CDS encoding Mu transposase C-terminal domain-containing protein: protein MAGFALHKNKVFNWSGAEYRIDRIQANGDVLLERMNDGQLSVVSREQLLTEYAEGKISAKKVDATFANSLVPSFSRPLDELSEAVRNAVKRRKHYLESILDHGVPVFTPEYLKPLIERAATEIGDAKPPAVITLYRWYRRFKSMNDARAIIPRTDLCGPRETRQSDLILQLVAESLEEAFKASPQATCRNIYTRLLGKIDIENQRKIGGEPIKPPSLRTVYRLVERAEAYELAVLKGGKAAADRRFRIGKAGVKTSRILERVEIDHTPLDLFLIDEKSWLPLGRPTLTVIIDHYSRMLLGYYLSFDSPSTAAVMGALRHAILPKKLADQVIPNLKNANTWPCYGLLEVMVVDNGLEFHGNDLESVAYDLGIRIQYCPKHTPRFKGVVERYLKTVNYFFAHQLPGTSFAKFYQRGDYDPQKAALLTFAEFKQIFEKWVVDVYAQDEHRGLGKTTPWARWQEGFAHYEPVLPDDLLTLQRRIGLVEERSLRRDGIVLHGIRYSGDELSPILRGFGEGVKVRLVYDPEDLGEIQVWGPNDAEPVTVKALDYDFAHGLTVKQNEFIREQLREQGAAVVDRVALERARYELSLAIEELMTSRKHTARRRSAALRGINSSKPNGSETPIGNKPDSTKNPKRDIPVASSKFQQNQDDKGLEIIKSFQMKRQEGIQHEL from the coding sequence ATGGCTGGTTTCGCATTGCACAAGAACAAGGTTTTTAATTGGAGCGGGGCTGAATACCGCATCGATCGTATTCAAGCGAATGGCGATGTACTTTTGGAACGCATGAATGATGGCCAGTTATCGGTAGTCAGCCGTGAACAATTGCTCACCGAATATGCGGAAGGAAAAATTTCAGCTAAAAAAGTTGATGCGACTTTCGCTAATTCTTTAGTCCCTTCATTTTCACGGCCGCTTGATGAACTATCCGAAGCTGTCAGAAATGCCGTGAAGCGCCGTAAGCATTACCTTGAAAGTATCCTAGATCATGGTGTTCCGGTTTTTACACCGGAGTATTTGAAGCCATTGATTGAGCGGGCGGCTACGGAAATTGGAGATGCAAAACCACCAGCCGTAATCACCCTTTATCGATGGTACCGGCGATTTAAGTCGATGAACGACGCACGAGCGATCATTCCGAGGACTGACCTTTGTGGCCCCAGGGAGACACGGCAAAGTGATCTTATCCTCCAACTGGTAGCAGAGTCGCTAGAAGAGGCTTTTAAAGCTTCACCGCAGGCGACGTGCCGTAATATCTATACGCGCTTACTCGGCAAAATCGATATTGAGAATCAGCGAAAAATTGGGGGCGAACCTATCAAGCCGCCGTCTTTGCGCACCGTATACCGTTTGGTTGAGCGTGCTGAGGCATACGAACTCGCGGTCTTAAAGGGAGGTAAGGCGGCTGCGGATAGGCGTTTTAGAATCGGTAAAGCCGGTGTAAAAACATCCCGCATCCTTGAGCGAGTTGAGATTGATCATACGCCGCTCGACCTTTTTCTCATTGATGAGAAAAGCTGGCTGCCACTCGGAAGGCCCACACTAACTGTAATTATCGACCACTATAGTCGGATGTTACTTGGCTACTATTTGAGTTTTGACAGTCCTTCAACAGCGGCGGTAATGGGGGCATTACGGCATGCCATTCTGCCCAAGAAATTGGCAGATCAGGTCATACCAAACCTAAAAAACGCCAACACATGGCCTTGTTACGGTCTTCTTGAAGTGATGGTGGTCGACAACGGCTTGGAATTTCATGGTAACGATCTGGAAAGCGTAGCTTATGATTTGGGGATTCGTATTCAATACTGTCCAAAACATACGCCACGTTTCAAAGGGGTGGTTGAGCGCTATCTTAAAACGGTCAACTATTTCTTCGCTCACCAGCTACCCGGCACCAGTTTTGCCAAATTTTATCAGCGTGGTGATTATGATCCACAAAAAGCGGCTCTTCTGACCTTCGCGGAATTCAAACAAATTTTCGAAAAATGGGTAGTCGATGTTTATGCCCAAGATGAACATAGGGGACTGGGTAAAACAACGCCATGGGCACGTTGGCAGGAGGGTTTTGCGCATTACGAACCGGTATTACCTGATGATTTGCTCACGTTGCAGCGCCGAATTGGCTTAGTGGAAGAGCGCTCATTGCGCCGCGATGGCATTGTCCTGCATGGCATCCGGTACAGCGGTGACGAGCTTAGCCCTATTCTGCGCGGCTTTGGCGAAGGGGTGAAAGTCAGGCTGGTTTACGACCCAGAGGATTTGGGTGAAATCCAGGTCTGGGGACCTAATGATGCCGAGCCAGTTACGGTGAAAGCACTCGACTACGACTTTGCTCATGGCCTCACGGTTAAGCAGAATGAGTTTATTCGCGAACAGTTGCGTGAACAGGGCGCGGCGGTTGTCGATAGAGTTGCTCTCGAACGAGCTCGATATGAATTGTCGTTGGCAATTGAAGAATTAATGACCAGTCGAAAACACACGGCTAGACGTCGTAGTGCGGCATTGCGCGGGATCAACAGCAGCAAGCCTAACGGATCGGAAACACCTATCGGTAACAAACCCGATTCGACCAAAAACCCCAAACGCGATATACCTGTGGCGTCGTCTAAATTTCAACAAAATCAGGATGATAAAGGGCTGGAAATCATTAAATCATTCCAAATGAAACGGCAAGAAGGAATTCAACATGAACTTTAA
- a CDS encoding TniB family NTP-binding protein encodes MNFKKVFDELRRFEEEYIPFPPFVAALDAIKTNLELFRETGIAQHLLVLGDAGTGKSSICRWVEHQYPRFALPDRDVIPVLIVPVPAAASISSMASAMLEKLGDPSALFGTISTKTSRVVTLCHACRVELILFDEAQHIHDRGQVTTHYMVGDWLKSLIDQTGVPTVFLGLPRLEQLLQVNEQLRRRFSRRLRLALGQSDKNSIHEECLQLFRSLGACLPVPLVCGAYGWDELGMRLYYASDGRVHYIKELLKAALRLALETDSVEIGPHFLERAFTVQIWSEGVDKLNPFNSAFEFRRLDRYNEPFERGAVKVPSKKRLAKC; translated from the coding sequence ATGAACTTTAAAAAAGTTTTCGACGAATTGCGTCGTTTCGAAGAGGAATATATTCCTTTCCCACCTTTTGTTGCCGCCCTCGATGCCATTAAAACCAATCTGGAGCTGTTTCGCGAGACAGGCATTGCTCAGCATCTGCTCGTGCTCGGGGACGCCGGCACCGGTAAAAGCAGTATTTGCCGCTGGGTCGAGCATCAATATCCACGGTTCGCATTGCCAGATCGGGATGTCATACCTGTACTCATTGTCCCGGTCCCTGCTGCCGCTAGCATTTCCAGTATGGCCTCCGCTATGCTGGAAAAATTGGGCGATCCGTCAGCGCTATTTGGAACGATTTCGACGAAAACGTCGAGGGTTGTTACGCTTTGTCATGCGTGCCGGGTAGAATTGATTTTATTCGATGAAGCCCAGCATATCCATGATCGAGGACAAGTCACCACACACTATATGGTAGGCGATTGGTTGAAATCATTGATTGATCAGACCGGCGTACCGACGGTGTTTTTAGGCTTACCTCGCTTGGAACAACTGCTTCAAGTGAATGAGCAATTACGCCGGCGCTTTTCCCGTCGTCTCAGATTGGCTTTGGGACAAAGCGACAAAAATTCTATCCATGAGGAATGCCTACAGTTGTTTCGTTCATTGGGTGCCTGTCTGCCCGTTCCTTTGGTCTGTGGTGCATATGGCTGGGATGAACTCGGCATGCGTCTTTATTATGCGAGTGACGGGCGAGTTCACTATATCAAAGAGCTGTTAAAAGCCGCCTTACGGCTTGCCTTGGAAACCGACAGCGTTGAGATCGGCCCTCATTTTCTTGAACGAGCGTTCACCGTGCAAATATGGTCGGAAGGGGTTGATAAACTCAATCCATTCAACTCGGCTTTCGAGTTTCGGCGTCTCGACCGCTATAACGAACCGTTCGAGCGCGGTGCTGTCAAGGTGCCGAGCAAAAAGAGGTTAGCGAAATGTTAA
- a CDS encoding TniQ family protein produces the protein MLIPHAEFPVRPVRARGESLVGYIHRFYFENVHDIPLTLRQALRDYYSGQNSDYAFQMVTKVVCPNRQRNSRLFDNQRIDVKLSGGRRYFSKRLHYNPIRYCPACLGKLGFHAELWTLPKVEACPYHRCRLLTRCSTCDRSLTWGTLRAGWLCRCGTPLTEGDAAVASEWKIDLAEIMIQAADMEKPYPDNGHLETATASGYDQYTIYDVYQFLARIEYLRRDLRHRHSYDLRCRWPFNIKPSAQSDSERWSLRFLTADRKTRTTHLHRLLRWNFRQHKTVLVRGSSQSPLALVLNALVHLQKNPFANVYFSQANALLLEYQVGIESLVDVYFHPRLPISYHHQYLTVLTRWWHGLANRLVILEPEYQFEKTYRLSTGGGSLDQVIDVLNTLFDAALSRRPFECYGKFAKRWSIPAAMRRRFQASEILAVMVAYLSGLQSSEISFFHCLLKDATYVSVF, from the coding sequence ATGTTAATACCGCACGCCGAATTTCCGGTACGCCCTGTTAGAGCCCGTGGGGAAAGTTTGGTTGGCTACATCCATCGCTTCTATTTCGAAAATGTTCACGACATCCCTTTAACGTTACGGCAGGCATTACGCGATTATTATTCTGGCCAGAATAGTGATTATGCCTTTCAAATGGTTACGAAGGTTGTCTGTCCGAATCGACAACGGAATAGTCGACTATTTGATAATCAAAGGATCGACGTGAAACTGTCGGGCGGTCGTCGCTATTTCAGCAAACGTTTGCATTACAACCCCATTCGTTATTGTCCAGCCTGTCTTGGTAAGTTGGGTTTTCATGCCGAACTTTGGACCTTACCGAAAGTGGAAGCCTGTCCTTATCATCGTTGCCGGTTATTAACGCGATGTTCAACGTGTGATCGATCTTTGACTTGGGGAACGCTTCGCGCGGGCTGGCTGTGTCGTTGCGGTACGCCGTTAACAGAGGGAGATGCTGCGGTTGCCTCCGAATGGAAAATAGACCTGGCTGAGATCATGATTCAAGCAGCGGATATGGAGAAACCTTATCCCGATAACGGTCACTTGGAAACAGCGACGGCGTCCGGTTATGACCAATACACAATATATGATGTCTATCAGTTTCTTGCCAGAATCGAATATCTTAGGCGAGACCTTCGTCATCGACATAGCTATGATTTACGCTGTCGATGGCCGTTTAACATAAAGCCATCTGCACAGTCAGACTCTGAAAGGTGGTCGCTGAGGTTTTTAACGGCGGATCGAAAGACCAGAACAACTCACTTGCATAGGCTATTAAGATGGAATTTTAGACAACATAAAACCGTCCTTGTCAGAGGAAGTTCACAAAGCCCGCTGGCTTTGGTGTTGAATGCGCTCGTTCATCTTCAGAAAAATCCCTTCGCCAACGTATACTTCAGTCAAGCGAATGCACTGTTACTTGAATATCAAGTCGGCATCGAAAGCCTAGTCGACGTGTATTTCCATCCACGATTGCCTATAAGTTATCACCATCAATATCTAACGGTGCTCACCCGATGGTGGCATGGGCTGGCCAATCGACTAGTGATCCTAGAACCGGAATACCAGTTTGAAAAAACATATCGGCTTTCGACCGGTGGAGGATCATTGGATCAGGTAATCGACGTTCTAAATACTTTGTTTGATGCGGCACTAAGCCGCAGACCATTTGAATGCTACGGTAAGTTTGCCAAGCGATGGTCGATTCCGGCAGCCATGCGGCGTAGATTTCAGGCTAGTGAGATTTTAGCAGTGATGGTCGCTTATTTAAGCGGCTTACAGTCATCGGAGATTTCGTTCTTTCATTGCCTGTTAAAGGACGCAACGTATGTCTCTGTTTTCTAG